The Cottoperca gobio chromosome 8, fCotGob3.1, whole genome shotgun sequence genome contains the following window.
ttccctTAAGTATAATAAAGAAATGGACTCAAACACGTGCATGTTACGGAAAACAAGTAGAAGTTttatggttgttttttttacagcttttcctttcctttcctttttcctgCTGATTTATAGGAAAATAATCTTTTTGGGTTGTAGATGATTgcaattgttgttgttgattgttccattgataataataaaataggaAAGGCATTTTAACAGATGATTAAAACAGTGGCTTAAATTACgttgttttaatgttattcaACATTACTGCACCATATTATATAGAACAAACGCTGAGTCAATGTTTTAACTATTCACCACTGCACTGTGACTcgaaaataaatacacaaatataatattGCCACATTACAGTCCGTATATAATTGTGTTGATGCCGTTTGATTTTATGAAATTTGAGAGTTTATGAAATCATGAAGTAAcagattaaatatattttagcagGTAATCcttaacaaaaaggaaaacattttaagtCCTCTATAGTAACATCTTGGGgcttaagaaaaaaaatacatattttaaatattaaatttaTAAATTAGTAATTCCGCTTAATTTCTAGTAAAACTTGCAGATTTGTCCaaggttttatatttatatttttgaaagTGCGTTGCGCTGATCTGACGTCACTTCCTGTAACGTCCTCGGGTCCCTCCGTCGCCAAAAAGTAACCGACATAATCAGAAATGATGgtgtcagagaagaagaaaacagacatCTGCGGGTTTGTGTCTGATCAACTGCGCAATGAGCCAGACCTCAGGTACGGTGGAAGCGTTCACGAGTTGTTTGATCAAGTGCTGTGACTTTGTACTGTTATAAGTACACGGGCCTGTGCATGGATTGTTATCTGTATGCGACGGTCAGACACACTGGCATATACATGTTCTTCAAAAGTAATTTAACTACTCAAATCAGCTTAATGTTACGCATTTAACATTCAACATTGCAGTTTCTGTAAGACAACCATTAAGATACCTCAATACACACGTGACGCAGTAATGTTTTGCTTCGTCCCCCAACACGACGCTAAATGTAACTTTAGAAAGCCGAGCTGgctttgttaaaaatgtaatattagtGTCAGTAGTAGCTGCCAGAGAGTGGTATTAACCATACATGTTACACCTGTTCGTTGGAAGTGGTCGCTTTCAGTGGAGcaggagttttgtttttttctcgtTCCCATTTCTCGAATTAACTTAACATTTGGAAAACAGTAAATGCATTTCTAAAAACAGCACCACTCAATTGATTACCTGCAAAGCCTGTAACTTGCTTTAAATCCTTATCTCTTAAAGGTAAATGATGTTAAAATTAGTGAAAGTCAAGATTTACCTGACAAAACAATGTGTATAAGATGTGCTTGACATGTTATGACAACTGGTTCAACCATGTTGCATGTAGTGACATGTGCAATGAACTAATGCCTAGATGGTTTTAGGGGTCAGACTATTCAACAGAGAACCAGTACAATACATGTTGGTGACATTAACAGTTGGTAGGAAACAGCAGACAGTTGTACATAATCATCTGATGAATGTGCCAAAGCTTTTGCAATGTGTTCAAAAGAATGAGAAATGGCTTTAATGATGTGCACTAGTGACTCGATGATGCGGAGGTTGAACAAGTAGTTTTTGAGACTGTCGATTGTGATGTAAAAAATGTGActgagaaatgttttaatggtgCCAACATTTTGGTTAATCAGTTTTGTGCTGGTAGTGTATCTAGTAACCTGCGAGCCCTCTTTTAGGAATTGCAATTAGTAGTAAAACTATTTTGCAATcaataaaagaagagaaatacaacaaatgcCACATGTCTAACGTTATGAAATGCACTTTAACGCatgataaatacttttttataaatacaaactTCAACTCAGATTGTAGTTTTTATCCACTGTAGGAAAACTGTATTAAAGTAGTGCCCACAAAGTTACAAACTCCCAGTATCCTGCactaaataaagttgtttttgtcgTGACATTTTTGGCCTATGTAAGTAGAATCAAAGAATACATTTTGTGGATAGTAAtctttttgtaatgttttattccaGCACACTAACCTTGGGAATTTTAAAGAAGCGATACCTTGAGCATGTGCCATGTGAATCATTAAGTCCAGAGGTGAAAAAATTCATGAAGCAGGTGGTCAAAGAGGAACTGATAAAAATGCAGGTATCTGAATTCTTCCTGCACAGCTTACAATGTTAGTGTACTCTAGTTGTTATTgtcgtcgtcatcatcatcacatttattttcttcctgcaAGGACAACGATGAATGGTGTGAGAGTGGAAGTGAGTTGAAGACCAAGAAGCCCCAAAacaaaaggaagagagaaaaggaaaatgacGAGGTGATAAATGGGACTGAAGATGACTCCACGGCAAAGAAATCGCGTCGTCTGTCAAACTCATCATCGAGTAGGTTATAActttctattttgttttgtccatgACTCCTCGGGGGTTCTgccaaattattatttcaaatgtttttttcttctttcttcaaaAATTAAAGtatgtctgaaaatacacaatACAGTCACATGAATTCAACACAATAATAAGATAAATTGGcctatttgtaaaaatgttgtttttacacaacATTGATGATGGTCTAACAGTGGAATGAATCCTCGTCCAATCACGTGAACTAGCTAAACTACTAAACCGCTGTGCGGCACCTATCCATAACGAAGATCTAGTGGccacgtattattattattttaatagcttgGTATTGTATGCACCATAAAAAGGTATGTTGCCAATGGCCCTACACATTATTGTAGGCTTAGTTTGATAGGTTGCTCATGTTATACATATGTAGTAGAGGGTCcctgctccgtctctctttTAGCGCTGGGGTCCTTGGACTAAAtaatgttgaagacccctgatctataGCATGTTCTACTTTGCAGTTACTTAATGAAACATGTCCTGGACCATCATTCACAGTAGAACTAGGGCTGCAGGTAATGATTATTTATCAGTTAATCGACAGATCACTTTTCAATAAATTGTTGGTCTGAAAAAAGGGCCCCTCAGTCCTTAGGGACATCATCTTCTTCTGTCCAAGCAACTGTCCCAAAACCCacagatattcaatttacagtgaaattaaataaagaaatgcagaaaatcCTCATATTTCAAAAGTTGAACCAACAGTGTTTGTGCATTTGAGCTTTGAAAATTACTAACATCCATTaacaaaatagttggcaataaAATGTCTGCCAAACGACAAATCGACTTATGGTTGCAACTCTAAGAAGGACACATGCATTCTACAATATGAGAATGTTGCTGATAAAACCACACTTTGTTGTTGGAGTTCTAGTCGTTGAAGGCAGTTCAGATAACCTCACTCACTTAGCACCTACGTTAACCTAACCTCGTCTTTATCCACAGTGAGGTTTGTCGCTCCATTGTAAACCATGaaatgttgtctgtttttatgtGGTTACCGACAGATTCGGAGGACAAAGAGGActgcaaaacaggaagtgaggagagtgaggagagtgaggaggaagagcaaATGAAACCTGAATCCGAGGATGCAGAGCAAGAGGAAAACGAATCGCAGCTAACAACAAATGGGAAAAGTAAATGGCAGCTAAGCATCGACGAATCAACAGATGAGGAAATGAACAAGTCAGGAAAAAAAGGTAATGGGAGTAACTGTGATGACAGTCCAAAAGAAATGATGATAAAGAGAGCAGATGCTGCAAAGAACGGAGATACAAGAAGCAGCAAAACAAATGCAGGAAAGAAAACGCCACAGAGTGATGAAGACAATGACTCGGATAGCAAGTCAGAAAATAGCGACAAAGTCAACGGCAATGACTCCTCGGATGAAAGTGATAAAGGTGACTATGCAAACTTTATACTTGCATAACCCAaacttaaatgtttatttatttcacgtTTAAATTTTTTTGTATGACTTTTTTTGTTGTGCTATGCAGAAGAAAAAGTCTtggtagaaaataaaaataacgaACCAGACTCTGATTCATCGTCACTCACCTCATTGGAAGATGAAAAGGATaatggaaaaggaaaaacaccagcTGAAAAAACGAAGAAAACCATGACAAAAGAGAAGAGTCGCAGAGATAGAAAGGTGAGTGATGTTATCAAGCAGAATCAGCAGAAGTCTCTCTGTAAGGCAACATCAGGCAGAACCGAAGTGACTATTTTAGTGTAAACCTTTTTAATCCATCGAAACTGTCCTCTGATTCTTCCATCAGGATAGCAACAAAACAGTTGCGAGGCTCAAGCGCTACATTCATCTCTGTGGTAACA
Protein-coding sequences here:
- the hirip3 gene encoding HIRA-interacting protein 3, which codes for MMVSEKKKTDICGFVSDQLRNEPDLSTLTLGILKKRYLEHVPCESLSPEVKKFMKQVVKEELIKMQDNDEWCESGSELKTKKPQNKRKREKENDEVINGTEDDSTAKKSRRLSNSSSNSEDKEDCKTGSEESEESEEEEQMKPESEDAEQEENESQLTTNGKSKWQLSIDESTDEEMNKSGKKGNGSNCDDSPKEMMIKRADAAKNGDTRSSKTNAGKKTPQSDEDNDSDSKSENSDKVNGNDSSDESDKEEKVLVENKNNEPDSDSSSLTSLEDEKDNGKGKTPAEKTKKTMTKEKSRRDRKDSNKTVARLKRYIHLCGNRLNYKKLLGGCRTVGSQVAVLKKKLEDLGVDGKPTIKKCNIIKTKREETQELADLDVSNIIATKGRPKRRGSSAWEEQKVPLYSTHRRTLNSSSDSDEENNAHRGSRIARDWANLQGIISDDADSN